The DNA segment TCCCGGAAGAGCGAAATCGGAAGGACGGTTCATCAATTTATTGTTGACCACCATGACCGACGATCCGCCGCCGTCGAGATTCATGGCGTCGCTGGCGCCGATATCCGCCAACATATCCGTCAATTCGCCCAACGTAACTCCCGCGCTCCAATCCGGCTGCCTTCCATCCACGACTACCATCAACGCCATGCCGTCCGCCATTTGGGCGATCGCCGTCCGAGGATTGCGTTCGTTAAGGTTGAAACTTTCCGCTAAATAAAGGCAAGTTGTTCCATCTTTAATGAGAATCGGTCCCGCCGCCAAGGCCGCATGGCAATCGTTCCAACCTGGTTTTTGCGTCTGGAAACGGTATTTATCGATATCTTCCGGCCCGATCCAATCGAACAAAATTTTTGACGAATTGAAGCCGACCGTACTGCGATAGTTTTCTTGGTGCGGGGGATACAGAATGCGTCCGTGAGCGGCGACGAGACCGCGCGCGCGGTTGGGCCGCACGGAAAAGAAACCGCCATTGACCGCGGCCAGCGCTTCGCTTTGCCGCGCGAAATCCGAGGGCGCAAAAAGCGCGCCATAGCTGCCCAGTACGCCGAACACGTATTGGCTTCCCACCCCCGTAACGCTGAGAACATGCGCTCGCACTGGTTTGTTTATGACGGTTTGATAAAGATAGCGCCGATAGAATATCCCCGCATCGACTTGAATTTTTTCTTCTTCGCTCTTCGAAGACCACCAAGGTTCCGCGAACGACTGCGCTGCGAATAGCAGCAGAAAAATCAGCGCGGAAAATTCCATTCTCCAGCCGCGCGGGGATTTCC comes from the Candidatus Omnitrophota bacterium genome and includes:
- a CDS encoding phosphodiester glycosidase family protein produces the protein MQTIWKSPRGWRMEFSALIFLLLFAAQSFAEPWWSSKSEEEKIQVDAGIFYRRYLYQTVINKPVRAHVLSVTGVGSQYVFGVLGSYGALFAPSDFARQSEALAAVNGGFFSVRPNRARGLVAAHGRILYPPHQENYRSTVGFNSSKILFDWIGPEDIDKYRFQTQKPGWNDCHAALAAGPILIKDGTTCLYLAESFNLNERNPRTAIAQMADGMALMVVVDGRQPDWSAGVTLGELTDMLADIGASDAMNLDGGGSSVMVVNNKLMNRPSDFALPGSPGKERAVANVVALFKK